One genomic segment of Equus przewalskii isolate Varuska chromosome 13, EquPr2, whole genome shotgun sequence includes these proteins:
- the NLRP3 gene encoding NACHT, LRR and PYD domains-containing protein 3 encodes MASVRCKLARYLEDLEDADLKKFKMHLEDYPPQKGCTRPPRGQTEKADPVDLATLMIDFNGEEKAWAMAVWIFAAINRRDLHEKAKLEEPEWDRSHLICQEESIEEEWIGLLEYLSRISICKKKKDYCKKYRKHVRSRFQCIKDRNARLGESVNLNKRYTRLCLLKEHRSQQEREQELLAIGRTSPKTQDCPMSSMNLELLFEPDDQHSEPVHTVVFQGAAGIGKTILARKIMLDWASEKLYKNRFDYLFYIHCREVSLGTRRSLGDLIVSCCPDPKPPIGKILSKPSRILFLMDGFDELQGAFDEHTEALCTDWQKVERGDILLSSLIRKRLLPEASLLITTRPVALEKLQHLLDRPRHVEILGFSEAKRKEYFFKYFSDEQQAHEAFRLIQENEILFTMCFIPLVCWIVCTGLKQQMDSGKSLAQTSKTTTAVYVFFLSSLLQSRGESQKQHLSANVRGLCSLAADGIWNQKILFEESDLRKHGLQRADASAFLRMNLFQKEVDCEKFYSFIHMTFQEFFAAMYYLLEDEEQGSVRNMPWGRSNLPNRDVSVLLENYGKFEKGYLIFVVRFLFGLVNQERTSYLEKKLSCKISQQIRLELLKWISAKAEVKKLQTQPSQLELFYCLYEMQEEDFVRRAMGYFPKIEISLSTRMDHVVSSFCIENCRSVESLSLRLLYNSPKEEEEEEEEEEDGVRHSDMDRCVPSDATYSPRLVNCSLTSSFCQSLFSALSTNWSLTELNLGDNTLGDSGMKVLCDMLQHPGCNIQRLWLGRCWLSHQCCFNISSVLSSNQKLVELDLSHNALGDFGIRLLCVGLRHLFCNLKTLWLVGCCLTSACCEDLASVLSTSHSLIRLYLGENALGDSGVGILCEKAKHPRCNLQVLGLVNSGLTSGCCPALSSVLSANHNLKQLYLRGNALGDTGVKLLCEGLSHPNCKLQMLELDSCSLTSHCCWDLSTLLTSNQSLRELSLGGNDLGDLGVMLLCEVLKQQGCLLRSLGLCEMYFNYETKCALETLQEEKPELSVVFEPSW; translated from the exons ATCGTTCACACTTGATATGCCAGGAAGAAAGCATTGAAGAGGAGTGGATTGGTTTATTGGAGTACCTTTCCAGAATCTctatttgtaaaaaaaagaaag ATTACTGTAAGAAGTACAGAAAGCATGTGAGAAGCAGGTTCCAGTGTATCAAAGACAGGAACGCCCGTCTGGGCGAGAGCGTCAACCTCAACAAACGCTACACCAGGCTGTGTCTCCTCAAGGAGCACCGCAGCCagcaggagagggagcaggagctgcTGGCCATTGGCAGGACCTCGCCCAAGACGCAGGACTGCCCCATGAGCTCCATGAACCTGGAACTGCTGTTCGAGCCGGACGACCAACACTCGGAGCCCGTGCACACGGTGGTCTTCCAGGGAGCAGCGGGCATCGGGAAAACAATCCTGGCCAGGAAGATCATGTTGGACTGGGCATCAGAGAAACTTTACAAGAACAGGTTTGACTATCTGTTCTACATCCACTGTCGGGAGGTGAGCCTCGGGACACGGAGGAGCCTGGGGGACCTGATCGTCAGCTGCTGCCCCGACCCCAAGCCGCCCATAGGTAAGATTCTGAGCAAGCCTTCCAGGATCCTCTTCCTCATGGACGGCTTCGACGAGCTACAAGGCGCCTTCGACGAGCACACGGAGGCGCTCTGCACGGACTGGCAGAAGGTGGAGCGGGGAGACATCCTCCTGAGCAGCCTCATCAGAAAGAGGCTGCTCCCCGAGGCCTCCCTGCTCATCACCACGAGACCCGTGGcgctggagaagctgcagcacTTGCTGGACCGTCCTCGGCACGTGGAGATCCTGGGCTTCTCAGAGGCCAAGAGGAAGGaatatttctttaagtatttCTCAGACGAGCAGCAGGCCCACGAAGCCTTCAGGCTGATTCAGGAGAACGAGATCCTCTTCACCATGTGCTTTATTCCCCTGGTCTGCTGGATCGTGTGCACTGGGCTGAAACAGCAGATGGACAGCGGCAAGAGCCTTGCCCAGACGTCCAAGACCACCACTGCCGTGTACgtcttcttcctctccagttTGTTGCAATCCCGAGGAGAGAGCCAGAAGCAGCACCTCTCTGCCAACGTCCGGGGTCTCTGCTCCTTGGCAGCGGATGGAATCTGGAACCAGAAAATCCTGTTTGAGGAGAGCGACCTCAGGAAACACGGCCTGCAGAGGGCGGATGCGTCCGCCTTCCTGAGGATGAACCTCTTCCAAAAGGAAGTGGACTGCGAGAAATTCTACAGCTTCATCCACATGACCTTCCAGGAGTTCTTTGCTGCCATGTACTACCTGCTGGAAGACGAGGAGCAGGGCAGTGTGAGGAACATGCCGTGGGGTCGCTCGAATCTTCCCAACCGGGACGTGTCGGTGCTTCTCGAAAACTACGGCAAATTTGAAAAGGGGTACCTGATTTTTGTTGTCCGTTTCCTCTTTGGCCTCGTAAACCAGGAGAGAACCTCCTACTTGGAGAAAAAACTGAGTTGCAAGATCTCTCAGCAAATCAGGCTGGAGCTGCTGAAATGGATCAGTGCGAAAGCCGAGGTCAAGAAGCTGCAGACCCAGCCCAGCCAGCTGGAGCTGTTCTACTGCTTGTACGAGATGCAGGAGGAGGACTTCGTGCGGAGGGCCATGGGCTATTTCCCCAAAATCGAGATCAGTCTCTCCACCAGAATGGACCACGTGGTTTCTTCTTTCTGTATTGAGAACTGTCGCAGCGTGGAATCACTTTCCCTGAGGTTGCTCTATAACTCGccgaaggaggaggaggaggaggaggaagaggaagaggatggagtTCGACACTCTGACATGGACCGCTGTGTCCCCTCAGATGCCACCTACTCTCCTCG GTTGGTGAACTGCTCTCTCACTTCCAGCTTTTGTCAGAGCCTCTTCTCAGCCCTGAGCACTAACTGGAGCCTCACCGAACTGAACCTCGGTGACAACACTCTGGGGGACTCCGGCATGAAGGTGTTATGTGATATGCTCCAGCATCCTGGCTGTAACATTCAGAGACTGTG GTTGGGCCGGTGCTGGCTTTCCCATCAGTGCTGCTTCAACATCTCCTCAGTCCTGAGCAGCAACCAGAAACTAGTGGAGCTGGATCTCAGCCACAACGCCCTGGGAGACTTCGGAATCAGACTTCTCTGTGTGGGACTGAGGCATCTCTTCTGCAACCTGAAGACGCTCTG GTTGGTCGGCTGCTGTCTCACGTCGGCCTGTTGTGAGGATCTCGCATCTGTCTTGAGCACCAGCCATTCCCTGATCAGACTCTACTTGGGAGAGAATGCCCTGGGAGACTCGGGAGTCggaattttatgtgaaaaagCAAAGCATCCACGCTGTAACCTGCAGGTACTGGG GTTGGTGAATTCTGGCCTCACGTCAGGCTGTTGTCCAGCCCTGTCCTCGGTGCTCAGCGCCAACCACAATCTCAAGCAACTCTACCTGCGGGGCAATGCTCTTGGAGACACGGGGGTCAAGCTGCTCTGTGAGGGGCTCTCGCACCCCAACTGCAAGCTGCAGATGTTGGA GTTAGACAGCTGCAGCCTCACCTCACACTGCTGCTGGGATCTGTCCACACTGCTGACCTCCAACCAGAGCCTGCGGGAGCTGAGCCTGGGCGGCAACGACCTGGGTGATCTGGGGGTCATGCTGCTCTGTGAAGTGCTCAAACAGCAGGGCTGCCTCCTAAGGAGCCTGGG TCTGTGTGAAATGTATTTCAATTATGAGACAAAATGCGCATTGGAAACACTGCAGGAAGAAAAGCCCGAGTTGAGTGTGGTCTTCGAGCCCTCGTGGTAG